A genomic window from Triticum urartu cultivar G1812 chromosome 7, Tu2.1, whole genome shotgun sequence includes:
- the LOC125521786 gene encoding enoyl-[acyl-carrier-protein] reductase [NADH] 1, chloroplastic, which produces MAPCATAGVQMLAARPCVSASQSMLASRAAVSRIDLALGAGSFASCPRISCSRSLGSSRSGAVAVRAVSGERSSSGLPIDLRGKRAFIAGVADDNGYGWAIAKALAAAGAEILVGTWVPALNIFETSLRRGKFDESRKLPDGSLMEIVKVYPLDAVYDSPEDVPEDVKTNKRYAGSSNWTVKEAAELVKKEYGSIDILVHSLANGPEVTKPLLETSRSGYLAAISASSYSFVSLLKHFLPIMNPGGASISLTYIASERTIPGYGGGMSSAKAALESDTKVLAFEAGRKGKIRVNTISAGPLGSRAAKAIGFIEKMIEYSYVNAPLQKELLADEVGNTAAFLVSPLASAITGSTVYVDNGLNTMGLAVDSPTVSSLL; this is translated from the exons ATGGCCCCTTGCGCAACTGCCGGCGTGCAGATGCTGGCCGCGCGCCCCTGCGTCTCGGCCTCCCAGAGCATGCTCGCCTCGAGGGCGGCCGTCTCACGGATCGACCTGGCGCTCGGCGCTGGTAGCTTCGCGAGCTGCCCCAGAATCTCCTGCTCCAGGTCTCTTGGTTCTTCCCGGAGCGGCGCCGTCGCCGTAAGAGCGGTGTCAGGAGAACGTAGCTCTTCCGGGCTGCCCATCGATCTTAGAG GGAAAAGGGCATTTATTGCTGGGGTTGCTGATGATAACGGCTATGGCTGGGCAATTGCGAAGGCTCTTGCCGCAGCTGGTGCTGAAATTCTTGTTGGTACATGGGTGCCT GCACTTAACATATTTGAGACAAGCCTGAGGCGGGGAAAATTTGACGAATCACGGAA GCTACCTGATGGATCTCTTATGGAGATTGTTAAAGTCTACCCACTGGATGCTGTCTATGATTCACCGGAGGATGTTCCTGAAGAT GTCAAAACAAACAAAAGGTATGCAGGATCGTCAAATTGGACTGTGAAG GAAGCTGCCGAATTAGTTAAGAAGGAATATGGCAGCATTGACATTCTTGTGCATTCTCTTGCTAATGGTCCTGAG GTTACAAAACCTTTGCTGGAAACCTCAAGAAGTGGGTATCTTGCTGCAATTTCGGCATCCAGTTACTCCTTTGTTTCTTTACTTAAGCACTTCCTTCCTATCATGAATCCAG GTGGTGCTAGTATCTCGCTAACATACATTGCATCTGAAAGGACAATCCCTGG ATATGGCGGTGGCATGAGCTCAGCTAAAGCAGCTCTTGAGAGTGATACAAAA GTACTTGCTTTTGAAGCTGGACGCAAAGGCAAAATCCGAGTTAACACCATATCTGCAG GTCCTCTGGGAAGCAGAGCAGCCAAGGCAATTGGATTCATTGAGAAGATGATCGAGTACTCTTATGTCAATGCACCATTGCAGAAGGAGCTTCTGGCAG ATGAAGTCGGGAACACGGCAGCATTCCTGGTGTCTCCTTTGGCTTCTGCCATCACTGGATCGACTGTTTACGTCGACAACGGACTGAACACCATGGGTCTTGCGGTTGACAGCCCCACAGTATCTTCGTTGTTGTGA